Proteins encoded within one genomic window of Brachybacterium sp. P6-10-X1:
- the mnmA gene encoding tRNA 2-thiouridine(34) synthase MnmA yields the protein MKVLAAMSGGVDSAVAAARAAEAGHDVVGVHMALSKNRDQTRSGSRGCCTVEDASDARRAAEKIGIPYYVWDLSDDFHDLVVEDFLSEYAAGRTPNPCVRCNERIKFASLLERATVLGFDAVCTGHYASIRADGPGGAPSLHRSRNQAKDQSYVLAVMGPDAVGRSVFPLGEYETKDEVRAEARSRGLGVSTKPDSYDICFVADGDTRGFLERNLGQSPGEIRDPDGTVLGTHRGTHGFTIGQRKGLGLEQPAPDGAPRYVVDIDPSSRQVVVGAAELLSTRELIATDVIAFEPLTPGREVRAQIRAHGEAIPARVLEVPAPTGASVPATTPRTGPGAAEPAAPAVPCTDPDLPSTPSGSLRVSLETPIRGVAPGQTLVLYDGDRVIAASTLERRA from the coding sequence ATGAAGGTGCTGGCAGCGATGAGCGGCGGGGTCGATTCCGCCGTGGCCGCGGCGCGCGCGGCCGAGGCCGGGCACGACGTCGTCGGCGTCCACATGGCGCTGTCGAAGAACCGTGACCAGACCCGCAGCGGCTCCCGGGGCTGCTGCACCGTCGAGGACGCCTCCGACGCCCGCCGGGCGGCGGAGAAGATCGGCATCCCGTACTACGTCTGGGACCTCTCGGACGACTTCCACGACCTGGTCGTCGAGGACTTCCTGTCCGAGTACGCGGCCGGCCGCACCCCCAACCCCTGCGTGCGCTGCAACGAGCGGATCAAGTTCGCCTCCCTCCTGGAGCGCGCCACCGTGCTCGGCTTCGACGCCGTGTGCACCGGTCACTACGCCTCGATCCGCGCCGACGGCCCCGGCGGCGCCCCGTCCCTGCACCGCTCCCGCAACCAGGCCAAGGACCAGTCCTACGTCCTGGCCGTGATGGGTCCGGATGCCGTGGGCCGCTCGGTGTTCCCGCTGGGGGAGTACGAGACCAAGGACGAGGTGCGCGCCGAGGCCCGCTCGCGCGGGCTGGGGGTTTCGACCAAGCCCGACAGCTACGACATCTGCTTCGTGGCCGACGGCGACACCCGCGGCTTCCTCGAGCGCAACCTCGGCCAGTCACCCGGAGAGATCCGGGACCCGGACGGCACCGTTCTCGGGACCCACCGCGGCACCCACGGTTTCACCATCGGCCAGCGCAAGGGTCTGGGCCTGGAACAGCCCGCCCCCGACGGCGCCCCGCGGTACGTCGTCGACATCGACCCCTCCTCCCGGCAGGTCGTCGTCGGCGCCGCCGAGCTGCTCTCGACCCGCGAGCTGATCGCGACCGACGTCATCGCCTTCGAGCCGCTCACGCCGGGCCGCGAGGTCCGCGCCCAGATCCGCGCCCACGGCGAGGCGATCCCCGCTCGGGTCCTCGAGGTCCCCGCCCCGACCGGCGCGAGCGTTCCCGCGACGACGCCACGGACCGGGCCGGGCGCCGCCGAGCCGGCAGCCCCTGCCGTTCCCTGCACCGACCCCGATCTCCCGTCCACCCCCTCGGGGAGTCTCCGCGTGAGCCTCGAGACCCCGATCCGTGGCGTCGCGCCCGGTCAGACCCTCGTCCTGTACGACGGCGACCGCGTGATCGCCGCCTCCACCCTGGAGCGCCGCGCATGA
- a CDS encoding helix-hairpin-helix domain-containing protein: MSQDEQETQPTAPPTDNDAVAAQQRIAALTAQIEQAIEDYYIHDAPTLADAEYDALEHELQALEAQHPQLARADSPTQTVHGAVDAELVPIDHAERMLSLDNVFAVQELREWCAHAVGELGQDVRWLTELKIDGLAINLRYEHGELVTAATRGDGRTGEDVTVNALQISGIPRSLAGSGHPALVEVRGEVFMPTADFARLNELQVELRERAVAESRSRWESRQASGRRPFDEEKEHLAATRRFPTFANPRNTAAGGLRQQLEKKTGLEREAGEVRLTSLRLTVHGIGAWPDPPVASQSEVYDLLASWGLPTSQYMQVVDSADDVVRYVEDYGERRHDLEHEIDGIVIKADSFAQQRALGATSRAPRWATAFKFPPEEVTTKLVDIQVQVGRTGRVTPFGVMEPVKVAGSTVEKATLHNQFDVERKGVLIGDTIVLRKAGDVIPEILGPVESLRDGSERPFVMPTLCPACGTTIRPEKEGEKDWRCPNQKDCPAQVTGRVEHAASRGGFDIEALGEESAIALTDPDKRRGEALAALSTGHSIHLPIREASDADLENFVVLKNGRVTQGADGVPLLRITTAEDPLLPGLQDPVVTTGNDLFDLTAEGLREVVVWQSERRDGEPTGDWRIQPAFWSRPQFKHYKREGAWKQQKTPAVLKTTETLLSELEKAKSQPLWRVLVALSIRHVGPTAARSLATAYGSLDAIREAGVEQLADTDGVGPVIAEAVTDWFAVDWHRELVDGWAASGVRMVDDVEEGFVRTLEGLTVVVTGGLEGFSRDGAKEAVISRGGKSSGSVSKKTDFVVVGENAGSKETKARDLGLRILDEAGFVALLEGGPEAVAEPGADPESDGATEDAAATEDGPAAEDGPATEDALAAEDGPGPDAEK; the protein is encoded by the coding sequence GTGAGTCAGGATGAGCAGGAGACGCAGCCCACCGCCCCGCCGACCGACAACGATGCCGTCGCCGCGCAGCAGCGCATCGCCGCGCTGACGGCGCAGATCGAGCAGGCCATCGAGGATTACTACATCCACGATGCCCCGACCTTGGCGGATGCCGAGTACGACGCCCTGGAGCACGAGCTGCAGGCGCTCGAGGCACAGCACCCGCAGCTGGCCCGGGCCGATTCGCCCACGCAGACGGTCCACGGCGCGGTCGATGCCGAGCTCGTACCGATCGATCATGCGGAGCGGATGCTCAGCCTCGACAACGTGTTCGCGGTCCAGGAGCTGCGTGAATGGTGCGCGCATGCCGTGGGCGAGCTCGGCCAGGACGTGCGCTGGCTCACCGAGCTGAAGATCGACGGTCTGGCGATCAACCTCCGCTATGAGCACGGGGAGCTGGTCACCGCTGCCACGCGGGGAGACGGCCGCACCGGGGAGGACGTGACCGTCAACGCCTTGCAGATCAGCGGCATCCCGCGGTCCCTGGCCGGGAGCGGTCATCCCGCCCTGGTCGAGGTGCGGGGGGAGGTGTTCATGCCGACCGCGGACTTCGCCCGGCTCAACGAGCTCCAGGTGGAGCTGCGCGAGCGAGCGGTCGCCGAGAGTCGCTCCCGGTGGGAGTCCCGGCAGGCGTCGGGCCGGCGGCCGTTCGACGAGGAGAAGGAGCATCTCGCCGCGACCCGCCGCTTCCCCACCTTCGCCAATCCCCGCAACACGGCCGCGGGAGGCCTGCGCCAGCAGCTCGAGAAGAAGACGGGGCTCGAGCGGGAGGCCGGGGAGGTGCGGCTCACGTCATTGCGCCTGACCGTGCACGGCATCGGGGCGTGGCCGGACCCGCCCGTCGCCTCCCAGAGCGAGGTGTACGACCTGCTGGCCTCATGGGGCCTGCCGACCAGCCAGTACATGCAGGTCGTCGACTCCGCCGACGACGTGGTGCGGTACGTCGAGGACTACGGTGAGCGCCGCCATGACCTCGAGCACGAGATCGACGGGATCGTCATCAAGGCGGACTCCTTCGCACAGCAGCGGGCCCTGGGGGCGACCTCGCGCGCTCCGCGGTGGGCGACGGCCTTCAAGTTCCCGCCCGAGGAGGTCACCACGAAACTGGTGGACATCCAGGTCCAGGTGGGACGCACCGGGCGGGTGACGCCCTTCGGGGTGATGGAGCCGGTGAAGGTCGCCGGCTCCACCGTCGAGAAGGCGACGCTGCACAACCAGTTCGACGTCGAGCGCAAGGGTGTGCTGATCGGCGACACGATCGTTCTGCGCAAGGCCGGGGACGTGATCCCGGAGATCCTCGGCCCGGTGGAGTCGCTCCGTGACGGCAGCGAGCGACCGTTCGTGATGCCCACGCTGTGCCCGGCCTGCGGCACCACCATCCGCCCCGAGAAGGAGGGGGAGAAGGACTGGCGCTGCCCCAACCAGAAGGACTGCCCGGCGCAGGTCACCGGGCGCGTCGAGCATGCGGCCTCCCGGGGCGGCTTCGACATCGAAGCGCTCGGCGAGGAGTCCGCGATCGCCCTGACCGACCCCGACAAGCGCCGGGGCGAGGCGCTCGCCGCCCTGAGCACCGGGCACAGCATTCATCTGCCGATCCGCGAGGCCTCCGATGCGGACCTCGAGAACTTCGTGGTGCTCAAGAACGGCCGGGTCACCCAGGGGGCCGACGGGGTCCCGCTGCTGCGCATCACCACGGCGGAGGATCCCCTGCTGCCCGGTCTGCAGGATCCCGTGGTCACCACGGGCAATGATCTGTTCGACCTCACGGCAGAGGGGCTGCGCGAGGTGGTGGTCTGGCAGAGCGAGCGCCGCGACGGCGAGCCGACGGGGGACTGGCGCATCCAGCCGGCGTTCTGGTCCCGGCCGCAGTTCAAGCACTACAAACGCGAGGGCGCATGGAAGCAGCAGAAGACCCCCGCCGTGCTGAAGACCACCGAGACGCTCCTGTCGGAGTTGGAGAAGGCGAAGTCCCAGCCGCTGTGGCGGGTGCTGGTGGCCCTGTCGATCCGTCACGTCGGGCCGACGGCCGCCCGTTCGCTCGCCACCGCCTACGGATCCCTGGACGCGATCCGGGAGGCGGGCGTCGAGCAGCTTGCCGACACCGACGGGGTCGGCCCGGTCATCGCCGAGGCCGTCACCGACTGGTTCGCGGTCGATTGGCACCGCGAGCTCGTCGACGGCTGGGCCGCTTCCGGGGTCCGGATGGTCGACGACGTCGAGGAAGGTTTCGTCAGGACCCTCGAGGGGCTGACGGTCGTGGTCACCGGTGGCCTGGAGGGCTTCAGCCGCGACGGAGCCAAGGAAGCCGTCATCTCCCGCGGCGGCAAGTCCTCCGGCTCGGTCTCCAAGAAGACGGACTTCGTGGTGGTCGGTGAGAACGCCGGCTCGAAGGAGACCAAGGCCCGCGATCTCGGGCTGAGGATCCTCGATGAAGCCGGCTTCGTGGCCCTGCTCGAGGGCGGGCCCGAGGCCGTGGCGGAGCCGGGCGCGGATCCCGAGAGCGACGGCGCGACGGAAGACGCCGCCGCGACGGAGGACGGCCCTGCTGCAGAGGACGGCCCCGCGACGGAGGACGCCCTCGCCGCGGAGGACGGCCCCGGACCCGACGCCGAGAAGTAG